AGATATTGCCGCTTGATGTCGATTGCTGACGGCGTAATTGTGAAATCGCGACCGATGGCTGACACCTTGATGGCACTAGGGGCTCAAGCGGAGCGCATTTTGATCAGTCCTTCAGGAGCGAACACCGATCTGTTCCATGGCAGTGCTCCGGCGGCCGCTCCCCCGGTGCTGTTGGCTGTTGGGAGGTTTGTGGCCAAAAAAGGTCCTCTACACACCATTCGTTCCTTCTCCCAGCTTTGCGGGGAGCTGGGCGAGCGGGAACCGACGTTGGCCCTATGGATGGTGGGTGATGGTCCGCTGCTGAAGCCGGCGCAAGCTTTGGTGATTGCCCTGGGTCTGCAGGATCGTGTGCATTTCTTCGGCGTTCAACCTCAGGCGACAGTGGCTGAATTGATGCGTGAGGTACGAGCTTTCGTCCAGCACTCGCTGGTGGCTCCAGATGGTGACAGTGAAGGCAACCCTGTGGCCGTGATGGAGGCGCAGCTCAGTGGGTTGCCCGTGGTTGCCACCCGTCATGCGGGCATTCCCGATGTGGTTCTTGAGGGAGAGAGCGGCTATCTGGTGGATGAGGGGGATGAAGCAGCTATGGCTCAAGCAATGGCCAAACTTATTCTGAACCCAGAATTAGCGGCAACGCTTGGAGATTGTGGGCGCCGTCGAATTGAGGAGAGATTCACCATTAGTCATCATCTCAACCAAATCTCTGAGCTCATCCATCAAGTCATCACGCGCAATCGCTAGTGTCAATCATCATTGATTGAATCGATTCGTTGAGGTGGAAAGCTTTGTTGGTGTTTCAGGGCTGCAATCTGTAAATAGCTCCGCTGTCGTCGGTTTTGTTGTGCCTGTAAAGCTGCTCGTGAGAACTGTTAGAAAAAATTGGCTTTAAACTATAAATTGACTTGTCAATATTGAGGATTAAATCTCCAGGTAGAGGAGTGTATTGGGCTCCTCTATCGATTCCATCTTCGATTCGAAGTGAGTTGTCGTCTGGGTCGAATCCAATCAGGCGATCATAATTAATTTTGCCTAGATGTCTTTTTCGCGAAAACCAAGAATTGCTATTATAGATAATATTCACTGGTTCTCCTTTTTGTCTGATTTCTCTCGCTATTTCATTGACTCTGATGTAAGCTCCAAGCCAAGAAGATTGTCGACTTTTAATCCATTGGACTGTCTTGATGAATGATGGTTGGCCTTGATTTGATTCAAGGATTAGAACAATCACAGCTGCAGTTGTGCCGATGGCAGCGGTGATTCGCCATGGAAGTTTTCGATTGATTTGTGGGGCTAATGCGGAGCTCCAGATCCAAACAACGTTCAGGGTTGTCACGAGGTGTACGGGGAGGCTTAGGTATGAGTAGCTTTTAAAGCTCACCAGGATAAAAAGAGCTCCTGCGTAGCTGATTGAAGCGATGTTTAAAGCATCCAATAAGTGGAGTCGTAGACGTCCAAGTCCAGCCATGATTAAACGGCTGGTGGTGAGAAGGATTAAGAACGTGAATCTCCAGTCAAACTCAATACTGCTTTCTGATTTGTCAGAATATGATCCTTGACTAATGTAGGAGCTTGGCAGAAGCGAGAGATAGCTATAGCTGAATATAAAAATTGAAATAAGCGTTAGAAGCCATAATTCAAGACGGTAGTCCTTGAGGAATTTTTTTGTGCTTTTCAGGCTCCATTGATCATGGTTTTTGTCCCAGCCAAGAAACCCGAATGCGATTGAAGCGATTGGGGGAATGATGAATAGTATGGCTGCAATATCTTTGATAAAAATACCAATCAATCCGAACAAAAAAGTGCTATAGAACGATGCATTACTGTTGGTTTTCTGATAGTGAAGGTATGATGAAGCGTAAAGAATGAAGACAAGCGTAAGAAGTCTTTCGCAGTAAATCAGCTGAAAAAATCCCTCTGCAGTTGAAGGATGAATCATTAAAAGCAAAGCCGTAATGATCAGTATTCCCGCACCCTGCTTGTCATCGATGGAGCTCAGTCGCCTGACAAAGCGAGTGGAAAGCACCACGATTGCAATGAGTTCTGCTGCGCTGACAAGCATCCAGACTTTGACGTAGGCGGTGAACCAGCTCAGGACATGAAGATCTTGATGGGCGAGAGGGAAAAAGCGAAAATCTCTTCGCCGCATGGTTTCGCTGATGAACTCGGAATGGAATGAAAAATTATTGAGTAGGTGATCGCTCACTACATCGCTGTACCAACCCACCAGCTCTGGGTAAAGCCAGGTTGTGCCCTGAACCATGGCTACGGTGTAGGCCGCAAAAAGGCTTAAAGCAATGGGTTGCTCTTTTGCAAAATCAAATAAGGCCTGCAAAGGGGGTTTTTGTAATCGTCCTGTTTCGGTGGCTTCGTTTCGTTGAAATTTCGATATCAACCTCACCAGGAGAACCGCGGTTATTGCCA
Above is a window of Synechococcus sp. BIOS-U3-1 DNA encoding:
- a CDS encoding glycosyltransferase codes for the protein MSRSKRPTLLVFAPTRRATSETFIRANLAGLPMRCIAYFGDEWSLLRPWQSLYATAIVMSKLLTQLGMVRAASWPAALVAWLLIRRDRPDAVQAEFGFEAVRVMEACAWSDVPMLVHFRGSDASSRRRLDVLKERYCRLMSIADGVIVKSRPMADTLMALGAQAERILISPSGANTDLFHGSAPAAAPPVLLAVGRFVAKKGPLHTIRSFSQLCGELGEREPTLALWMVGDGPLLKPAQALVIALGLQDRVHFFGVQPQATVAELMREVRAFVQHSLVAPDGDSEGNPVAVMEAQLSGLPVVATRHAGIPDVVLEGESGYLVDEGDEAAMAQAMAKLILNPELAATLGDCGRRRIEERFTISHHLNQISELIHQVITRNR